The nucleotide window GGAACATTTTAATGCGGCTCATGTCTACGGAGTTGTAGTCACGGCCACCTTCAGCGGCGCCATAGAGGGCGAAGTGTTTTACGCAGGCCATGAGGGTATTGCCTTTACTGTAGTCTTTACCCTGATAACCTCTTACCATAGCTTCGGCGATGCGGGAGCCGAGGTAGGGATCTTCACCGGAGCCTTCTGAGATGCGGCCCCATCTGGGATCGCGGCAGATGTCTACCATGGGGGAGTAGGCCCAGGATAAGCCGTCGGCGGTGCCTTCAGCGGCAGCGATGCGGGCGCTGCGTTCTATGAGGTCCATATCCCAGGAGGCGGAGAGGCCCAGTGGGATAGGGAAGATGGTTTTGTGGCCGTGGATGATATCCAGCCCGAAGATAAGGGGGATATGTAACCGGGAATTTTTAACGGCGATGTCCTGTATTTTGCGGATCCTATCGGGGCCGGTGATGCCGAAAAGGCCGCCTACATTACCTTTGCGGATGTTGTCATCTACGCCCTGGCTCATTACCGAGCCGGTGACGGTGCCTCCACCGGGTACTACCAGGTTAAGCTGACCGATTTTCTCTTCCAGTGTCATTTTGCCCATCAGATTGTTGACATAGGCATTCATTTTGGCATCTTGCTGTGCGTGCGTTTCCGTGGCGACTACCAATAGTAGTCCAAATAGTAGCTTCTTCATCTCGTGTATTTTAAAATTCGTTGGCCAGGTGCTGTTATTGTACCCGGTAGGACACAAAAGCGAGGTGCCTGCCATCGGGTGACCACGAAGGTACATTGATTGTGCCTTGTCCTCCAAAGAAAACAGGTGTTAAATCGCGAACGGTCTGTGTAACGATGTCGAGTAAACGAAGTTGCACGTTTTTTCCAAAGGGATGGTCTTGTTGCTGATCTTCCATAAAACTAAGGAATACCACGAGTTTGCCGTTGGGAGAAGGATGGGGGAACCAGTTGGCATAATGGTCGTCGGTAAGCTGCTGTGGGTCCTGGCCATCGGCATCCATACGCCAGATCTGCATGCGGCCGGTACGGAAGGAGTTGAAGTAGATGTATTTGCCATCGGGCGAGAAATCGGGACCGTCGTCCAGCCCTTTTTCGTGGGTGAGCCTTTTTTCAGTGCCACCATCGGCCGGCACGGTATAGATATCAAAATCGCCGTTGCGCAGGCTTACAAAGGCGAGTGTTTTACCGTCGGGGCTCCAGCCGTGCCAGAA belongs to Chitinophaga sp. HK235 and includes:
- a CDS encoding PD40 domain-containing protein, whose product is MTIRILLWACLCGLYASNCAAQATVHSFLETIDVKTGKRTVVYSEPALFEAPNWSKDGRYLLFNKKGRLYRYWLNDGIVDELPLDSSLSANNDHGFSPDGQQVVISGYRQTTGDGSFLYTAPAEGGPIKPLIRQSPAFWHGWSPDGKTLAFVSLRNGDFDIYTVPADGGTEKRLTHEKGLDDGPDFSPDGKYIYFNSFRTGRMQIWRMDADGQDPQQLTDDHYANWFPHPSPNGKLVVFLSFMEDQQQDHPFGKNVQLRLLDIVTQTVRDLTPVFFGGQGTINVPSWSPDGRHLAFVSYRVQ